The sequence CGCGTCCTGGTCCTGTGCGGCGTCGAGGTCGCCGAGGGACCCGGCCTCGACGGCCACTCGGACGCGGACGTCGCCACGCACGCGGTGGCGGACGCGTTGCTCGGGGCACTCGCGATGGGCGACCTCGGCAGCTGGTTCGGCGTCGACGAGCCCGAGGTCGCCGGCGCCGACTCGTTGCGTCTGCTCGCAGCCGTCGTCGCCGGGGTCGCCGACCGTGGCTGGGCGCCGGCCAACGTCGACCTGACGGTGGTCGCCCAGGGGCCCCGGTTGTCGCCCTACCGCGAAGCGATGCGGGACCGCCTCGCGAGGGTGCTCCACCTCGACCTGGACGCCGTCTCGGTC comes from Egicoccus sp. AB-alg6-2 and encodes:
- the ispF gene encoding 2-C-methyl-D-erythritol 2,4-cyclodiphosphate synthase, which encodes MDLRIGNGLDVHPFASDGDRVLVLCGVEVAEGPGLDGHSDADVATHAVADALLGALAMGDLGSWFGVDEPEVAGADSLRLLAAVVAGVADRGWAPANVDLTVVAQGPRLSPYREAMRDRLARVLHLDLDAVSVKFTTTDRLGFLGRGEGIAAWATVTVLRRSGAATQH